Proteins from a genomic interval of Sparus aurata chromosome 21, fSpaAur1.1, whole genome shotgun sequence:
- the LOC115572465 gene encoding cAMP-specific 3',5'-cyclic phosphodiesterase 4B-like isoform X2 → MPEANYLFSVSWGYIKFKRMLNRELSHLSEMSRSGNQVSEYISNTFLDKQNELELPCPVPKSRERKRRQGQQQQQQGGMMTQISGVRKVSHTPSISGSSSNRFGVKTDQEELLSKDLEDINKWGLNIFRVAEHSHNRPLTAIMYTIFQERDLMRTFKIPADTFVTFMLTLEGHYHSDVAYHNSLHAADVAQSTHILLSTPALDAVFTDLEILAAIFAAAIHDVDHPGVSNQFLINTNSELALMYNDESVLENHHLAVGFKLLQEDNCDIFQNLTKKQRQTLRRMVIDMVLATDMSKHMSLLADLKTMVETKKVTSSGVLLLDNYTDRMQVLRNMVHCADLSNPTKPLDLYRQWTDRIMDEFFHQGDRERERGMEISPMCDKHTASVERTQVGFIDYIVHPLWETWADLVHPDAQDILDTLEDNRNWYQSMIPQSPSPPFYTSDGEGGPMGEVEGGPVASKFQFELTLDDQDGDGGSRIMETADNVSLEDHPTDQDGVETATRNQT, encoded by the exons ATGCCTGAGGCCAACTACCTGTTCTCTGTGTCCTGGGGATACATCAAG ttcAAGAGGATGCTGAACCGGGAGCTAAGCCACCTGTCTGAGATGAGTCGCTCAGGCAATCAAGTGTCAGAGTACATCTCCAACACCTTCCTTG ACAAGCAGAATGAGTTGGAGCTTCCGTGTCCGGTTCCCAAGtcaagggaaagaaaaaggaggcagggccagcagcagcagcagcagggtgggATGATGACTCAGATCAGTGGGGTGAGGAAGGTCAGCCACACGCCCAGCATCTCTGGGAGCTCCAGCAATCGTTTTGGGGTCAAGACAGAccaggaggagctgctgtcgAAG GACCTGGAGGACATCAACAAATGGGGCCTGAATATCTTCAGAGTGGCCGAGCATTCCCATAACCGACCGCTCACAGCCATCATGTACACCATCTTTCAG GAGCGAGACTTGATGAGGACGTTCAAGATTCCAGCGGACACCTTTGTGACATTCATGCTGACCCTGGAGGGCCACTATCACTCTGACGTGGCCTACCACAACAGCCTACACGCCGCCGACGTAGCACAGTCCACTCATATCCTCCTGTCCACGCCCGCACTGGAT GCCGTCTTCACTGATCTGGAGATCTTGGCAGCCATCTTCGCTGCAGCCATTCATGACGTGGACCATCCAGGTGTTTCCAACCAGTTCCTCATCAACACCA ACTCCGAGCTGGCTCTGATGTACAACGATGAGTCAGTGCTGGAGAACCACCACCTGGCCGTGGGCTTCAAACTGCTGCAGGAAGACAACTGCGACATCTTCCAAAATCTCACCAAGAAGCAGAGGCAAACGCTCCGGAGGATGGTTATCGACATG GTACTGGCAACAGACATGTCCAAACACATGAGCCTGCTGGCTGATCTGAAGACAATGGTCGAAACCAAGAAGGTGACGAGCTCTGGAGTGCTGCTCTTAGACAACTACACAGACAGGATGCAG gTTTTGCGTAACATGGTTCACTGTGCCGACCTGAGCAACCCGACCAAGCCTCTGGATCTGTACCGGCAGTGGACTGACAGGATCATGGACGAGTTCTTCCaccagggagacagagagagggagagggggatggAGATCAGCCCCATGTGCGACAAACACACAGCTTCGGTGGAGAGGACGCAG GTTGGCTTCATCGACTACATCGTCCACCCTCTGTGGGAGACATGGGCCGACCTTGTCCACCCCGATGCCCAGGACATCCTAGACACGCTGGAGGACAACAGGAACTGGTACCAGAGCATGATCCCCCAGagcccctcccctcccttctaCACCAGTGATGGGGAGGGCGGCCCAATGGGGGAGGTGGAAGGGGGACCGGTGGCGAGTAAATTCCAGTTTGAACTGACGCTGGACGACCAGGATGGAGATGGGGGGAGCAGGATCATGGAGACAGCTGACAACGTGTCGCTCGAAGACCATCCGACTGATCAGGACGGGGTGGAAACAGCGACACGCAACCAAACATAG